A DNA window from Pyrus communis chromosome 3, drPyrComm1.1, whole genome shotgun sequence contains the following coding sequences:
- the LOC137727668 gene encoding uncharacterized protein, translating to MRFFADHNEKVRNVVFENAPKNHKYTSSDIQKDLVRACAIETINAITKDMEGTFFSLLVDGSRDGSTKEQMMVVLRYVNKKGEAIEKFLGVQHVSSTTSSPLEEAIERLFATTNLSMSKLRGQGYDGASNMIALVFVAKENEDVANFFINASSLVNLIGLSCKHRDAFREKQQEQFQKALDLEKFYEKHDIIIPNMEDLHFVPGKSRHKASKITNFHYYRVDLYFQVLDMQLKELNDCFIEVNTKWLPCMACLSPVNNFASFDKSKIVRLAQLYSQDFDRMDLMNLPIQLDNYIHDIKMHSEFLSLRGISDLAKELAKTGRCESYMLVYKVLTLALVLPVATASVERVFSAMKIVKTPLRNKMGDQWLNDSMVVYIERDVFTFIDNELIM from the exons ATGCGATTTTTTGCTGATCATAATGAGAAAGTTAGGAATGTTGTGTTTGAGAATGCTCCCAAGAATCACAAGTATACTTCTTCCGATATTCAAAAGGATCTTGTTCGTGCTTGTGCTATTGAAACTATTAATGCAATCACTAAAGATATGGAAGgtacatttttttctctcttggtTGATGGATCACGTGATGGTTCCACTAAAGAGCAAATGATGGTGGTATTGCGTTATGTGAATAAAAAAGGAGAAGCAATTGAAAAGTTTTTGGGTGTTCAACATGTCTCATCTACAACTAGTAGCCCGCTTGAAGAGGCCATTGAGAGATTGTTTGCTACAACAAATTTGAGTATGTCCAAGTTACGAGGACAAGGCTATGATGGAGCTAGTAATATGATAG CTCTTGTATTCGTGGCAAAGGAAAATGAGGATGTTGCCAATTTCTTCATCAATGCTAGTAGTTTGGTGAATCTTATTGGATTGTCATGCAAGCATCGTGATGCATTTAGAGAGAAACAACAAGAACAATTTCAGAAAGCTCTTGATCTTG AAAAGTTTTATGAGAAGCATGATATTATCATTCCTAACATGGAGGATTTGCATTTTGTACCAGGAAAATCAAGGCATAAAGCTTCAAAAATCACAAACTTCCATTACTATCGTGTGGACCTCTATTTTCAAGTCCTTGATATGCAACTAAAGGAATTGAATGATTGCTTCATTGAGGTAAACACCAAGTGGCTTCCTTGTATGGCATGTTTGAGCCCGgtgaataattttgcatcttttgaCAAATCAAAAATTGTTCGTTTAGCCCAACTTTATTCTCAAGATTTTGATCGTATGGACCTCATGAATCTTCCAATTCAACTTGACAATTACATTCATGATATAAAGATGCATAGTGAGTTTTTATCATTGAGAGGAATTAGTGATCTTGCAAAAGAGTTAGCAAAGACCGGGAGATGTGAAAGCTACATGTTAGTGTACAAGGTTCTTACATTGGCTTTGGTGTTACCGGTTGCAACCGCTTCGGTGGAGAGAGTTTTTtctgctatgaagattgtgaaaacaccattgcgtaacaaaatgggagatcaatggttgaatGATAGCATGgttgtttacattgagagagatgtatttacttttattgataatgagctTATTATGTGA